The Argentina anserina chromosome 3, drPotAnse1.1, whole genome shotgun sequence genome includes a region encoding these proteins:
- the LOC126786045 gene encoding histone H4, whose amino-acid sequence MSGRGKGGKGLGKGGAKRHRKVLRDNIQGITKPAIRRLARRGGVKRISGLIYEETRGVLKIFLENVIRDAVTYTEHARRKTVTAMDVVYALKRQGRTLYGFGG is encoded by the coding sequence ATGTCAGGGCGCGGCAAGGGAGGCAAAGGATTGGGAAAAGGCGGAGCAAAGCGACACAGGAAGGTGCTGAGGGATAACATCCAGGGCATCACCAAGCCCGCCATCCGTCGTCTCGCTCGCCGTGGAGGAGTCAAGCGTATCTCCGGCCTCATCTACGAGGAGACCAGAGGTGTCCTCAAGATCTTTCTCGAGAACGTCATCCGTGACGCCGTCACCTACACCGAACACGCTCGCAGGAAGACCGTCACTGCCATGGACGTCGTCTATGCTTTGAAGAGGCAGGGAAGGACCCTTTACGGATTTGGGGGTTAA
- the LOC126786044 gene encoding histone H4 gives MSGRGKGGKGLGKGGAKRHRKVLRDNIQGITKPAIRRLARRGGVKRISGLIYEETRGVLKIFLENVIRDAVTYTEHARRKTVTAMDVVYALKRQGRTLYGFGG, from the coding sequence ATGTCAGGGCGCGGTAAGGGAGGCAAGGGGTTGGGCAAGGGAGGAGCAAAGCGACACAGGAAGGTGCTGAGGGATAACATCCAGGGCATCACCAAGCCCGCCATCCGCCGTCTCGCTCGCCGTGGCGGAGTCAAGCGTATCTCCGGGCTCATCTACGAGGAGACCAGAGGTGTCCTCAAGATCTTTCTCGAGAACGTCATCCGTGACGCCGTCACCTACACCGAGCACGCTCGCAGGAAGACCGTCACTGCCATGGACGTCGTCTATGCGCTCAAGAGGCAGGGAAGGACCCTCTACGGATTTGGGGGTTGA
- the LOC126786032 gene encoding 18.1 kDa class I heat shock protein-like encodes MSLIPSFRRTSVFDLDPWDPFKNFQFPSSSLSTFPRENSAFVNTRIDWKETPEAHVFKADIPGLKKEEVKVEIEDDRVLQISGERKIEKEDKNDKWHRVERSSGKFSRRFRLPENAKVDEIKAAMENGVLSVNIPKVEKKKPDVKAIEISG; translated from the coding sequence ATGTCTCTCATCCCCAGTTTCCGACGAACCAGCGTCTTCGACCTCGATCCCTGGGATCCGTTCAAGAATTTCCAGTTCCCTTCCTCGTCGCTCTCCACTTTCCCTCGCGAAAACTCGGCTTTTGTGAACACTAGGATCGACTGGAAGGAGACCCCAGAAGCCCATGTGTTCAAGGCTGACATTCCCGGGCTGAAAAAGGAGGAGGTCAAGGTTGAGATCGAAGACGACAGGGTGCTTCAGATCAGCGGAGAGAGGAAGATAGAGAAGGAAGACAAGAACGACAAGTGGCACCGTGTCGAGAGAAGCAGCGGGAAATTCTCCAGGAGGTTCAGGCTGCCTGAGAACGCTAAGGTTGATGAGATTAAGGCTGCAATGGAGAATGGGGTTCTGAGTGTGAATATTCCTAaggtggagaagaagaagcctGATGTCAAAGCCATTGAAATTTCTGGGTAA
- the LOC126786003 gene encoding wall-associated receptor kinase-like 1: protein MTMRKLVHLHILIFVLVLSSTAEASDELAPMPIGKPGCKTDCGGVLIQYPFGIGQSGGEDCFYDVWFQIDCNQSTGWKPFLRHIQLEIGNITIAEKEDRVQVYSPVTSLCPNTSSRQPRDFTGSPFVYSQRFNRFTAVSCGFLAVISSEELIVGGCRSRCTQNGYSVDMPCDTGDNCCQTTIPSSLTVINTSIQKDRNGSAPGGSGCRDRAFLVDQDWFSDTSYYAIENMTRVPVVMEWTLNNDHATSSFQPFQSFLEDTEWYFTDPAPFCSIVESNRTKTTFTCYCSSGFEGNPYLLAPCRDIDECKFRPSVCSPGSKCKNTPAMYYCAPDSHVLRWVLTGVGICFGMLLLVAAAWLTYKYLQKRKHKLRKELFFKRNGGLLLQQQLSSGKVNVEKIKLFTSEELEKSTDKFNLDRILGQGGQGTVYKGMLTDGRIVAIKKSKMVSEGQLSDFINEVVILSQINHRNIVQLLGCCLENEVPLLVYEFIPNGTLSKYIQGQIEEFPLTWKIRLRIATEIAGALFYLHSAASSPIFHRDIKSTNILLDEKYRAKIADFGTSRTVGIDQTHLTTCVHGTFGYMDPEYFQSSQFTDKSDVYSFGVVLVELLTGQKPVSAVTKSQEEFRNLASHFITSMQEDNLQGILDDRVLNEGSESDITVVANLAKRCLNANGRNRPTMREVTAELESIHIHMYTKQPSIADQRSKSINSWDGSEPETEIASNRYGDNAIDFITT from the exons ATGACGATGCGAAAGCTAGTTCATCTGCATATATTGATCTTCGTATTAGTGCTGTCATCTACAGCAGAAGCCTCAGATGAGTTAGCACCCATGCCGATAGGAAAGCCCGGCTGCAAAACAGATTGCGGCGGTGTTTTGATCCAATACCCTTTCGGAATTGGCCAATCCGGCGGTGAAGATTGCTTCTACGACGTGTGGTTCCAGATTGATTGCAACCAGTCCACCGGATGGAAGCCCTTCCTGAGGCACATCCAACTGGAGATAGGCAACATCACCATTGCTGAAAAAGAAGACAGGGTTCAGGTGTATAGCCCCGTCACTTCATTGTGCCCTAATACTTCATCAAGGCAACCAAGAGATTTCACCGGCAGCCCTTTCGTCTACTCTCAGCGATTCAATAGATTTACTGCCGTGAGTTGCGGCTTCCTTGCCGTCATTAGCTCCGAGGAGTTAATCGTTGGTGGGTGCAGGTCAAGATGTACACAGAACGGCTACAGCGTCGACATGCCATGCGACACTGGTGACAACTGTTGCCAAACAACTATTCCTTCATCTCTTACAGTTATCAATACTAGCATACAGAAGGATCGAAATGGAAGCGCGCCTGGTGGCTCTGGTTGCAGAGACCGTGCGTTTCTTGTTGACCAAGATTGGTTTAGTGATACTAGTTACTATGCCATTGAGAACATGACCCGCGTTCCTGTGGTGATGGAATGGACTTTAAACAATGATCATGCTACTTCTTCATTTCAACCATTTCAATCTTTCTTAGAAGATACCGAGTGGTATTTCACGGATCCAGCACCCTTTTGCTCGATTGTTGAGAGCAATCGAACAAAAACAACATTCACTTGTTACTGCAGTTCTGGCTTCGAAGGAAATCCTTACCTTCTCGCGCCTTGTCGTG ATATTGATGAATGCAAATTTCGGCCCAGCGTATGCTCGCCGGGAAGCAAGTGTAAGAACACTCCTGCAATGTACTATTGCGCGCCTGACAGCCATGTTTTGAGATGGGTCCTTACAG GTGTTGGTATTTGCTTTGGGATGTTGTTATTAGTTGCTGCTGCATGGTTGACATACAAATACCTTCAGAAAAGGAAACACAAATTACGCAAGGAATTGTTTTTCAAGAGAAATGGTGGTTTACTATTACAGCAACAATTATCATCCGGTAAAGTTAACGTAGAGAAGATTAAGTTGTTTACATCTGAGGAGTTGGAGAAGTCTACTGATAAATTCAATCTTGATAGAATCCTTGGCCAGGGAGGGCAAGGTACGGTTTACAAAGGCATGCTTACAGATGGAAGGATCGTTGCTATTAAGAAGTCCAAAATGGTGAGCGAAGGTCAGCTTTCGGATTTCATCAATGAGGTTGTCATTCTCTCTCAAATTAACCATAGAAATATCGTTCAGCTGTTAGGTTGTTGTTTAGAGAATGAAGTTCCTCTTTTAGTTTATGAATTCATACCGAATGGAACGCTTTCGAAGTATATTCAAGGTCAGATCGAGGAATTTCCGCTTACATGGAAGATACGGTTGCGAATTGCTACAGAAATTGCAGGAGCTCTTTTCTACCTACACTCTGCAGCTTCATCTCCCATTTTTCATAGGGATATCAAGTCTACAAACATTCTGTTAGATGAAAAATACAGAGCAAAGATTGCCGACTTTGGAACTTCAAGAACTGTTGGCATTGATCAAACCCACCTGACCACATGTGTACATGGCACATTTGGTTATATGGATCCAGAATACTTTCAATCAAGTCAGTTTACAGATAAAAGTGATGTTTATAGCTTCGGAGTTGTCCTTGTTGAGCTTTTGACCGGACAAAAACCAGTTTCTGCTGTGACAAAATCACAAGAAGAATTCAGAAATCTTGCCTCACATTTTATAACTTCCATGCAAGAAGATAACCTCCAGGGAATTCTAGATGATCGGGTTCTGAACGAGGGTTCTGAATCAGATATCACGGTTGTTGCTAACCTCGCAAAAAGATGTTTGAATGCTAATGGAAGAAACCGCCCTACAATGAGAGAGGTGACAGCAGAGTTGGAGTCCATCCATATCCATATGTATACAAAACAACCATCAATTGCTGATCAACGAAGTAAATCCATTAATAGTTGGGATGGAAGTGAACCAGAAACCGAGATAGCTTCTAATAGGTATGGTGATAATGCGATCGACTTCATCACTACTTGA
- the LOC126786030 gene encoding histone H2A-like → METGGGKIKKGAAGRKGGGPRKKAVTRSIKAGLQFPVGRIGRYLKKGRYAQRVGSGAPVYLAAVLEYLAAEVLELAGNAARDNKKNRIIPRHVLLAVRNDEELGKLLAGVTIAHGGVLPNINPVLLPKNKVEKAGGLPKEPKSPSKAGKSPKKAAA, encoded by the exons ATGGAGACTGGCGGTGGTAAGATCAAGAAGGGCGCCGCCGGAAGGAAGGGCGGTGGTCCAAGGAAGAAGGCCGTGACTCGTTCCATCAAAGCCGGCCTCCAATTTCCGGTCGGCAGAATCGGCCGCTACTTGAAGAAGGGCAGGTATGCTCAGCGTGTCGGCTCTGGAGCTCCGGTCTACTTGGCCGCTGTGCTTGAGTACCTCGCTGCTGAA GTGCTGGAGTTGGCTGGAAATGCAGCAAGGGACAATAAGAAGAACAGGATCATACCAAGGCATGTGTTACTGGCTGTGAGAAACGACGAGGAGCTTGGGAAGCTTCTGGCCGGAGTTACTATTGCTCATGGAGGTGTGCTACCGAACATCAACCCAGTTCTGCTGCCCAAGAATAAGGTTGAGAAGGCCGGAGGACTTCCCAAGGAGCCCAAGTCGCCATCCAAGGCCGGCAAGTCTCCCAAGAAGGCGGCTGCTTAA